A part of Gambusia affinis linkage group LG21, SWU_Gaff_1.0, whole genome shotgun sequence genomic DNA contains:
- the LOC122824681 gene encoding sialic acid-binding Ig-like lectin 10, whose translation MEGCSSEMAAFSQNMLTVSVLLSVFLLSGVQAGCKDKNPNLNITAPKKIEALSGSCLLIPCSFREIPEKPEETFDNKKEIFGIWIKSDPAFEKNLKNVIYNSSLSQNSYAVNISGNLREKNCTSVFSNVNSNQTDKYFFRIENGWFRATAECDPVNITVRGSESRVKENSL comes from the exons ATGGAGGGATGTAGCAGTGAGATGGCAGCCTTCTCCCAGAATATGCTGACAGTCAGTGTGTTACTGAGTGTCTTCTTACTGTCAG GAGTTCAAGCTGGATGTAAAGATAAGAACCCAAACCTCAACATTACTGCACCAAAGAAGATAGAAGCTCTGAGTGGATCCTGTTTGTTAATCCCATGTAGCTTTAGAGAAATACCAGAGAAACCAGAAGAAACGTTTGAcaacaagaaagaaatatttggaATTTGGATTAAAAGTGATCCAGCATTtgaaaagaatctgaaaaatgtgatttacaacAGCAGTCTGTCTCAAAACAGCTATGCAGTGAACATTTCTGGAAACCTGAGAGAGAAGAACTGCACCAGTGTGTTTTCTAATGTAAACTCAAATCAAACAGACAAATACTTCTTCAGGATTGAGAACGGATGGTTCAGAGCAACAGCTGAATGTGATCCTGTTAATATAACAGTTAGAG GATCAGAATCCAGagttaaagaaaacagtttgtga
- the aoc1 gene encoding amiloride-sensitive amine oxidase [copper-containing]: MKVLCMLQLACLVGFSAARTREWAHHGAPMFADLTVPEMKAIRSYLHSIPEMKLTDARSKTLKKNSILLMELHLPKKHEALRSLDRGQAKPPRQARVIVQFGNQNPPNITEYIVGPLPYPRSHEVRTFKGNKPVQFESRPITGVEYDHIENLLQKIGAQAYKLLFETTGGFSYTNCSNRCLTFSDIAPRGLAPGERRTWIMLQKFVEGYFIHPIGFEVLVNHRDLDPEKWTVEKVWYNSMYFDSVEELVEKYESGEVEKLKLPDHNDDDLYSTYIPRGHSHTPTNVHGPKLVEPQGHRYAIDRNFVEYAGWSFAYRVRSSAGLQVFDLRFNGERIAYEISLQEAIAFYAGDTPAAMQTKYIDAGWAMGTSTYELAPGIDCPEIATFVDLYHYFDTDKPTHHKNALCIFEMTTAMPLRRHFNSNFQGGYNFFGGLENTVLVLRTTSTVYNYDYIWDFLFYPNGVVEVKVSATGYIHATFFTPNGLHYGTKVYDYVLGNLHTHLIHYKVDLDIVGQDNSFETIDLNYVNFTNPWSPNHFIVQSKLHRTEHKTERSAAFRFGKKFPRYVHFYNPSEKNKWGHQKGYRIQFNSHAHSVLPKGWREEVGISWSRYPLAVTRHRDSEATSSSIFTQNDPWEPAVSFEDYIRNNENIVNQDLVAWVTVGFLHVPHSEDIPNTATPGNAVGFFLRPFNFFDEDPSLASKSTVIVRPGQDGKPKVQRWTPEVVGHCVTDKPFFYNGTYAGV; encoded by the exons ATGAAGGTTCTCTGTATGCTGCAGCTGGCCTGTTTGGTTGGCTTCAGTGCTGCCAGAACCAGAGAGTGGGCTCACCACGGTGCCCCAATGTTTGCCGACCTCACCGTGCCGGAGATGAAAGCCATCCGATCCTACCTGCACAGCATTCCAGAGATGAAACTGACAGATGCTCGAAGTAAAACTCTGAAGAAGAACAGTATCCTATTAATGGAACTCCACTTACCAAAGAAACACGAGGCCCTGAGATCACTGGACCGCGGTCAGGCCAAACCCCCCCGCCAAGCTCGAGTGATCGTCCAGTTTGGGAACCAGAACCCACCGAACATCACAGAGTACATTGTGGGACCGCTTCCGTACCCAAGGTCTCATGAAGTCAGAACCTTCAAGGGAAATAAACCGGTCCAATTTGAGTCCCGGCCAATCACCGGTGTAGAGTATGACCATATTGAAAACCTCCTGCAGAAGATTGGAGCTCAAGCTTATAAGCTTCTTTTTGAGACTACAGGAGGCTTTTCTTACACAAACTGTTCCAACCGCTGCCTGACGTTCTCAGACATCGCTCCCCGAGGCCTTGCTCCAGGTGAAAGAAGGACATGGATCATGCTGCAGAAGTTTGTAGAAGGTTATTTCATTCATCCAATTGGATTTGAAGTATTGGTCAACCATCGGGATTTAGATCCAGAAAAGTGGACGGTTGAGAAGGTCTGGTACAACAGCATGTATTTTGACAGTGTCGAGGAACTGGTAGAGAAGTATGAATCGGGAGAAGTGGAGAAGCTGAAACTGCCGGATCACAACGATGACGACCTTTACTCTACGTACATACCTCGAGGTCATAGTCACACACCAACTAATGTTCACGGGCCAAAGCTTGTTGAGCCCCAGGGACATCGCTACGCCATAGATCGTAACTTTGTTGAATACGCTGGGTGGTCCTTCGCCTACAGAGTTCGCTCATCGGCTGGCCTACAAGTCTTTGACCTTCGCTTTAATGGAGAGAGGATCGCTTATGAGATCAGTCTTCAGGAAGCTATAGCATTCTATGCTGGGGATACTCCTGCTGCCATGCAAACAAAGTACATCGACGCAGGCTGGGCAATGGGAACCTCAACCTACGAACTGGCACCTGGAATCGACTGCCCAGAGATCGCCACCTTTGTCGATCTTTATCATTACTTTGACACAGACAAACCCACGCACCACAAGAATGCTCTGTGTATTTTTGAGATGACCACTGCCATGCCCCTCCGGAGGCATTTTAACTCCAACTTTCAAGGAGGATACAACTTCTTTGGAGGTCTGGAGAACACTGTGCTGGTGTTGCGAACAACTTCAACAGTTTACAATTATGATTACATCTGGGACTTCCTGTTTTACCCCAATGGAGTGGTGGAGGTGAAAGTCAGTGCTACCGGATACATCCATGCCACTTTCTTCACACCTAATGGACTTCACTATGGCACAAAAGTGTACGACTACGTGCTGGGCAACCTGCACACTCACCTTATCCACTACAAAGTGGACCTTGATATTGTTG GTCAAGATAACAGCTTTGAAACGATAGACCTGAACTATGTGAACTTCACCAATCCGTGGAGCCCAAATCATTTCATCGTCCAGTCCAAACTTCACAGGACGGAGCACAAGACGGAGCGATCGGCTGCATTCCGCTTTGGCAAAAAGTTCCCTCGCTATGTGCACTTTTACAACCCCAGTGAGAAAAACAAGTGGGGCCACCAGAAGGGTTATCGAATTCAGTTTAATTCCCATGCACACAGTGTCCTTCCTAAAGGCTGGAGAGAGGAAGTTGGCATCAGTTGGTCAAG ATATCCTCTGGCTGTGACGCGCCACAGGGACAGTGAAGCCACCAGCAGCAGTATCTTCACTCAGAATGACCCCTGGGAGCCTGCAGTGTCCTTTGAGGACTACATCCGCAACAATGAAAACATAGTCAACCAG GATCTGGTTGCCTGGGTTACGGTGGGCTTCCTACATGTACCTCATTCAGAAGACATCCCCAACACGGCAACACCCGGCAACGCGGTGGGCTTCTTCCTCCGACCCTTCAACTTCTTCGATGAAGATCCCTCTCTAGCATCCAAAAGCACCGTCATCGTCCGGCCGGGGCAGGACGGCAAACCTAAAGTTCAGAGGTGGACACCGGAGGTCGTAGGTCACTGTGTGACAGACAAGCCATTTTTTTACAACGGAACCTACGCTGGAGTTTAG
- the LOC122824088 gene encoding myeloid cell surface antigen CD33-like — translation MEGCSSEMAAFSQNMLTVSVLLSVFLLSGVQAGCKDKNPNLNITAPKKIEALSGSCLLIPCSFREIPEKSEETFDNKREIFGVWIKNDSAFGKNLKNVIYNSSLSQNKYAVKISGNLREKNCTSVFSNVNSNQTDKYFFRIENRPLRATASCDPVNITVRDSAWSPSIEISGEMKEKNSVTVTCSALTPCPQSPPELTWNLQPNPHRQMERNTDGTFTTTIQQDISLSEIHDGYNIFCSARYPVDGGENKTANTEVTLSVFYDPKETSAARWVELNCSSRVNPPISCWVENSTYKARIVTKGDVRLIVYGGEVDCCEDCSMFSKDKNKKLLIPLITVTIVAVLVFLVLWFLKSRQTAVQHNQTEAPEEPGVLASLDGVLQPPSNETREELHYEDVNFRKKPTCASESTSRDQQETLYAQVKVSEPKKGPTQTADSSDPLYSTVQKPG, via the exons ATGGAGGGATGTAGCAGTGAGATGGCAGCCTTCTCCCAGAATATGCTGACAGTCAGTGTGTTACTGAGTGTCTTCTTACTGTCAG GAGTTCAAGCTGGATGTAAAGATAAGAACCCAAACCTCAACATTACTGCACCAAAGAAGATAGAAGCTCTGAGTGGATCCTGTTTGTTAATCCCATGTAGCTTTAGAGAAATACCAGAGAAATCAGAAGAAACGTTTGACAACAAGAGAGAAATATTTGGAGTTtggattaaaaatgattcaGCATTTGgaaagaatctgaaaaatgtgatttacaacAGCAGTCTGTCTCAAAACAAATATGCAGTGAAGATTTCTGGAAACCTGAGAGAGAAGAACTGCACCAGTGTGTTTTCTAATGTAAACTCAAATCAAACAGACAAATACTTCTTCAGGATTGAGAACAGGCCGTTAAGAGCAACAGCCAGCTGTGATCCTGTTAATATAACAGTTAGAG ATTCCGCTTGGAGCCCCAGTATTGAAATCTCAGGTGAAATGAAGGAGAAGAACTCTGTCACCGTAACGTGCTCAGCTCTCACTCCCTGTCCACAATCACCTCCTGAACTCACCTGGAACCTCCAACCAAACCCTCACAGACAGATGGAGAGGAACACAGATGGAACGTTTACAACTACAATCCAGCAGGACATCAGTCTGTCAGAGATCCACGATGGATACAACATCTTCTGCTCTGCCAGATATCCTGTGGATGGAGGAGAAAACAAGACAGCAAATACAGAAGTGACTCTCAGTGTTTTCT ATGATCCCAAAGAAACCTCAGCAGCTAGATGGGTGGAGCTGAACTGCTCCAGCAGAGTCAATCCTCCCATCAGCTGCTGGGTTGAAAACAGCACATATAAAGCCAGGATAGTAACTAAAGGAGACGTCAGATTAATAGTCTATGGGGGAGAAGTCGATTGCTGTGAGGACTGTTCTATGTTCTCTAAAG ataaaaacaagaaactgctGATTCCCCTCATTACAGTGACCATTGTGGCTGTGCTCGTCTTCCTGGTTCTATG gTTTTTGAAGTCCAGACAAACTGCTGTACAACACAATCAG ACCGAAGCACCTGAGGAGCCTGGTGTTCTTGCATCTTTAGATGGTGTTCTTCAACCACCATCTAATGAAACGCGGGAAGAACTTCACTATGAGGATGTGaacttcagaaaaaaacctACCTGTGCGTCAGAGAGTACCAGTAGAGACCAGCAGGAGACGCTGTACGCTCAGGTCAAAGTGTCTGAGCCAAAGAAAGGACCAACTCAGACTGCTGACAGCTCAGATCCTCTCTACTCTACGGTACAGAAACCTGGTTGA
- the LOC122824091 gene encoding uncharacterized protein LOC122824091, producing the protein MKEKNSVTVTCSALTPCPQSPPELTWNLQPNPPRQMERNTNGTFTTTIQQDISLSEIHDGYNIFCSARYPVDGGENKTANTEVTLSVSYAPKETSAARWVELNCSSRVNPPISCWVENSTYKARIVTKGDVKLIVYGGEVDRYKDSDKNKKLLIPLITVTIVAVLVFLVLWFLKSRRTAVQHNQTKASEEPGVLASLDGVLQPPSNETREELHYEDVNFRKKRSCASESTSRDQQETLYAQVKVSEPKKGPTQTADSSDPLYSTGFFSITSSSRSIRGAFCQHFDT; encoded by the exons ATGAAGGAGAAGAACTCTGTCACCGTAACGTGCTCAGCTCTCACTCCCTGTCCACAATCACCTCCTGAACTCACCTGGAACCTCCAACCAAACCCTCCCAGACAGATGGAGAGGAACACAAATGGAACGTTTACAACTACAATCCAGCAGGACATCAGTCTGTCAGAGATCCACGATGGATACAACATCTTCTGTTCTGCCAGATATCCTGTGGATGGAGGAGAAAACAAGACAGCAAATACAGAAGTGACTCTCAGTGTTTCCT ATGCTCCCAAAGAAACTTCAGCAGCTAGATGGGTGGAGCTGAACTGCTCCAGCAGAGTCAATCCTCCCATCAGCTGCTGGGTTGAAAACAGTACATATAAAGCCAGGATAGTAACTAAAGGAGACGTCAAATTAATAGTCTATGGGGGAGAAGTCGATCGCTATAAGGACTCTG ataaaaacaagaaactgctGATTCCCCTCATTACAGTGACCATTGTGGCTGTGCTCGTCTTCCTGGTTCTATG gTTTTTGAAGTCCAGACGAACTGCTGTACAACACAATCAG ACCAAAGCATCTGAGGAGCCTGGTGTTCTTGCATCTTTAGATGGTGTTCTTCAACCACCATCTAATGAAACGCGGGAAGAACTTCACTATGAGGATGTGAACTTCAGAAAAAAACGTAGCTGTGCATCAGAGAGTACCAGTAGAGACCAGCAGGAGACGCTGTACGCTCAGGTCAAAGTGTCTGAGCCAAAGAAAGGACCAACTCAGACTGCTGACAGCTCAGATCCTCTCTACTCTACG GGCTTCTTTTCAATCACCTCTTCATCTAGGAGTATAAGAGGAGCTTTCTGCCAGCACTTTGACACCTGA